One genomic segment of [Phormidium] sp. ETS-05 includes these proteins:
- a CDS encoding J domain-containing protein: MSVTSKENYYTLLGLSASASALEIRRAYRVRSKIYHPDTTKLPPDEAKERFQQLNEAYNTLNDPMQRQLYDQQQRSARLPHLGQTPGFSQPPGVWGATRQQRYSSAYIDATDRPLSTGEIVALLLMALTLVGCLLLAVAIGLARGEAAFQPVSVPTITPTVEESIPDFQSNVNPPVYIKSDWA, from the coding sequence ATGTCAGTGACCAGCAAAGAGAACTATTACACCTTGCTGGGGTTGTCCGCTTCAGCTTCGGCGTTGGAAATTCGCCGTGCTTATCGGGTTAGGAGTAAGATTTACCATCCCGACACGACAAAACTGCCCCCAGATGAGGCAAAAGAAAGGTTTCAACAGCTCAATGAAGCCTACAATACTCTCAATGACCCGATGCAGCGGCAACTATACGACCAGCAACAGCGATCGGCTCGGTTGCCACACCTAGGACAGACACCGGGTTTCTCCCAGCCACCGGGGGTCTGGGGGGCTACTAGACAGCAAAGGTATTCCTCAGCGTATATCGATGCCACCGATCGCCCCTTATCCACCGGGGAGATAGTGGCTTTGTTGCTGATGGCGCTGACCTTGGTGGGATGTTTGCTCCTCGCAGTGGCGATCGGGCTAGCGCGGGGTGAGGCCGCCTTCCAACCCGTATCCGTCCCCACCATCACCCCAACCGTAGAGGAATCCATACCAGATTTCCAGTCAAATGTCAACCCCCCTGTTTACATTAAATCTGACTGGGCCTGA
- a CDS encoding DUF3143 domain-containing protein: MNLPSPDTPLYNHPLPQIEQWLRELGCEQDSQELNFWRVEKPTWKAVLSLDVEHISIRYINSGYGSQDIERNFKYSLTRQDIESAILAGP; the protein is encoded by the coding sequence ATGAATCTTCCCTCTCCAGATACCCCCCTGTACAATCATCCCCTCCCCCAAATCGAGCAATGGCTGCGCGAGCTGGGGTGCGAGCAAGACTCGCAGGAGTTGAACTTTTGGCGCGTAGAAAAGCCGACTTGGAAAGCCGTGCTGAGTCTGGATGTAGAACATATCAGCATCCGCTATATTAATAGCGGTTATGGCAGCCAAGATATTGAACGCAATTTCAAATATTCATTAACGCGGCAAGATATAGAATCGGCGATTTTAGCCGGACCTTAA
- a CDS encoding isoprenyl transferase, protein MIAKQTALQQLPPDLDRERLPNHVAVIMDGNGRWAKQKGLPRIMGHQRGVDSLKALLRCCKDWGIGALTAYAFSSENWGRPLDEVNFLMSLFERVLRQELKEMMAENVQIRFVGNLEALPKSLQAEIESAMTATRNNKDIKFTVATNYGGRQEIVQACRAIAEKVQRGQLQPDQIDEILFERHLYTADLGDPDLLIRTSGEMRLSNFLLWQAAYSELYVTDTLWPDFDREEFHRAIYSYQQRHRRFGKL, encoded by the coding sequence ATGATTGCCAAGCAAACTGCTCTGCAACAGCTGCCTCCCGATCTCGATCGGGAAAGACTACCCAATCACGTGGCAGTGATTATGGATGGGAATGGTCGTTGGGCTAAACAAAAAGGACTTCCCAGAATTATGGGGCATCAGCGGGGCGTTGATTCCCTGAAAGCACTTTTGCGCTGCTGCAAGGATTGGGGCATTGGCGCTTTGACTGCCTATGCTTTTTCTAGCGAAAACTGGGGACGCCCCCTGGATGAGGTGAATTTTTTGATGTCCCTGTTTGAGCGCGTGTTGCGGCAAGAATTGAAAGAGATGATGGCAGAAAATGTCCAAATTCGCTTTGTGGGCAATTTGGAGGCATTGCCGAAATCTCTGCAAGCGGAAATTGAAAGCGCGATGACCGCTACCCGGAATAATAAAGATATTAAGTTTACGGTGGCGACGAATTACGGCGGACGCCAGGAAATTGTCCAGGCTTGTCGGGCGATCGCCGAAAAGGTGCAGCGGGGGCAGCTCCAACCTGACCAAATCGATGAAATCCTCTTTGAGCGCCACCTCTACACTGCTGACCTCGGCGACCCCGACCTCCTCATCCGCACCAGCGGCGAAATGCGTCTGAGCAATTTCTTGCTCTGGCAAGCTGCTTATTCAGAATTGTATGTCACGGATACTCTCTGGCCAGATTTCGATCGCGAGGAGTTTCATCGCGCCATTTATTCTTATCAGCAACGTCACCGCCGCTTTGGCAAATTGTGA
- the cdaA gene encoding diadenylate cyclase CdaA: MGYLWTISTWAQSWSLPLKLFDGGRQWIGEGIWLKDAIDIGLVLALTYMVLVLIGERRTLWMVRGFIILMVASALSTRLELRLLSFVLSNLTIGSAVAMAVMLQSEFRRFLEQLGKGEIRKLFQSSRSAIPKPDSVLDEIVDAVKDLSQNRTGALMILETSDPIDERDFTYPGVKLNAEVSKELLQTIFQTATLLHDGAVLIRASRIVAAAVILPLSERTASRKLGTRHRAAMGITERVENCICVVVSEETGSISLAERGTLNRPLTSSKLKELLGAKFSQTVQRETVAPDLRNLSRQLGSQGLALVSRLLRLPPSASRRKK; this comes from the coding sequence ATGGGATATTTATGGACAATTTCTACCTGGGCCCAGTCCTGGTCCTTGCCGCTGAAACTGTTTGATGGTGGAAGGCAATGGATCGGAGAGGGGATTTGGCTAAAAGACGCGATCGACATCGGGTTAGTGCTGGCGCTCACTTATATGGTGCTGGTGCTGATTGGAGAGCGCCGCACCCTGTGGATGGTGCGGGGATTTATTATCCTAATGGTAGCGTCGGCTCTGAGTACCAGACTAGAGCTGAGATTGCTCAGTTTTGTGCTGAGCAACTTAACCATCGGCTCGGCGGTAGCGATGGCGGTGATGCTCCAGTCAGAATTTCGTCGGTTTCTGGAACAATTGGGCAAAGGAGAAATTCGCAAGCTGTTTCAATCCAGCCGGAGCGCCATTCCCAAACCCGATAGCGTCCTCGATGAAATTGTGGATGCCGTCAAGGACCTATCCCAAAACCGCACTGGGGCTCTGATGATTCTGGAAACTAGCGACCCAATTGATGAGCGGGATTTCACCTACCCTGGAGTGAAGCTGAATGCAGAGGTGTCGAAAGAACTATTGCAGACTATCTTCCAAACTGCTACCCTGCTGCATGATGGGGCGGTGTTAATCCGAGCCTCCCGCATTGTGGCAGCGGCGGTAATCTTACCCCTGTCGGAACGCACGGCGTCGAGAAAGCTGGGCACCCGCCATCGGGCCGCGATGGGAATTACGGAGCGGGTCGAAAACTGCATCTGTGTCGTTGTATCTGAAGAAACAGGCTCGATTTCCCTAGCCGAGCGGGGCACCCTGAATCGACCTTTGACTAGCAGTAAACTGAAAGAACTGCTCGGTGCTAAATTCTCTCAAACGGTTCAGCGCGAAACGGTGGCACCAGATTTGCGGAATTTGAGCCGTCAGCTCGGTTCCCAAGGATTGGCACTGGTTTCGCGTTTACTCCGTCTTCCACCATCGGCGTCTCGAAGAAAAAAATGA
- the lysA gene encoding diaminopimelate decarboxylase, with amino-acid sequence MVSIQEKAVPVSGFQYLPAPMGASESRSPNQQLLPLTARVNELDHLEIGGCDVVTLVQQFRSPLYILDEDTFRSGCRQYREAFARYYPGEFLVLYASKAWNCLAICAIAASEGLGIDVVSGGEVYTALQAGVNPAKIYFHGNNKSQEELRFAVASGCTVVVDNWLELRTLAAMTADQPIRIMVRFTPGIECHTHEYIRTGHLDSKFGFDPDQVEEVFRFISGQPILTCCGIHAHIGSQIFELQPHTDLAGVLVQWLVLARECGLELTELNVGGGLGIRYTEADDPPSIDEWVKRVSTGVASACEAQQLPLPKLLCEPGRSLIGPACVTAYTVGSQKIIPDIRTYISIDGGMSDNPRPITYQSSYRSVVANQMSAPMTENVTIAGKHCESGDILIKDAQLPVTAAGDILVVMATGAYNYSMASNYNRLPRPAAVLVRDGEANLFLQRETYEDLIRHDRLPERLIAPELSQG; translated from the coding sequence ATGGTATCTATTCAAGAAAAGGCAGTGCCTGTATCAGGTTTTCAGTATCTACCGGCTCCAATGGGGGCATCAGAATCGCGATCGCCCAATCAACAGTTACTGCCTCTGACGGCGAGGGTGAATGAGCTGGATCACCTGGAAATCGGCGGTTGTGATGTGGTGACATTGGTGCAGCAGTTTCGATCGCCCCTGTACATTTTGGACGAAGACACCTTCAGAAGTGGTTGCAGGCAGTATCGGGAGGCGTTTGCCCGGTACTATCCGGGAGAATTCCTGGTGTTGTATGCTTCTAAGGCTTGGAACTGTCTGGCAATTTGCGCGATCGCCGCATCGGAAGGCTTAGGAATCGACGTAGTGAGCGGCGGCGAAGTCTATACCGCTTTGCAAGCCGGAGTCAACCCCGCCAAAATCTATTTCCACGGCAATAACAAATCCCAAGAGGAATTGCGCTTTGCCGTAGCTTCGGGCTGTACAGTGGTAGTGGATAACTGGCTAGAGTTGCGCACTTTAGCCGCCATGACAGCGGACCAACCCATCCGGATTATGGTACGGTTCACTCCTGGTATTGAATGTCACACCCACGAATACATCCGCACTGGTCATTTAGATAGTAAATTTGGCTTTGACCCCGACCAGGTAGAAGAAGTATTTCGGTTTATCAGCGGCCAGCCTATTCTCACTTGCTGCGGCATTCATGCTCACATAGGTTCCCAGATTTTTGAGCTGCAACCCCATACGGATTTAGCCGGAGTGTTGGTACAGTGGCTGGTGTTGGCGCGGGAATGTGGTTTAGAGCTGACAGAATTAAATGTGGGCGGTGGTTTGGGAATTCGCTATACAGAAGCGGACGACCCACCGAGTATCGATGAGTGGGTAAAGCGAGTCAGCACTGGCGTGGCTAGTGCCTGTGAGGCGCAACAATTGCCTTTACCAAAGCTGCTTTGTGAACCGGGACGCTCTTTGATTGGTCCGGCTTGTGTCACCGCCTATACTGTGGGGTCACAAAAAATAATTCCCGATATCCGCACTTATATTTCCATTGATGGGGGGATGTCGGACAACCCGCGTCCTATTACTTACCAGTCTTCCTATCGGTCAGTGGTGGCAAACCAAATGTCTGCACCGATGACGGAAAACGTGACGATCGCCGGTAAGCACTGCGAATCTGGGGATATCCTGATTAAAGATGCTCAATTGCCCGTAACGGCAGCGGGAGACATCCTGGTGGTTATGGCTACTGGCGCCTACAATTACAGTATGGCTTCCAACTATAATCGTCTGCCCCGACCGGCAGCGGTTTTGGTCAGAGATGGTGAGGCGAACCTCTTCTTACAACGGGAAACTTACGAGGATTTAATTCGACACGATCGCTTACCAGAGCGATTGATTGCGCCGGAACTTTCCCAAGGATAG
- the rimI gene encoding ribosomal protein S18-alanine N-acetyltransferase, with the protein MAEIQLSHETAKVLEIKPVSSDQLPAAVELDRKSLGGMWTLDGYQREHTSPNSDLLAISLPHPNGSHLVGIGCLSAILEEGHITLIAIHPQYQGQGFGQALLYHLLRCACSRQLEWATLEVRPSNHPAISLYQKFGFQEVGRRRRYYADTGEDALILWRSGLHKPEFSLTLATWEQQISSRFQASGWVFISQT; encoded by the coding sequence ATGGCTGAAATCCAATTATCCCACGAAACTGCTAAAGTCCTAGAAATTAAACCCGTCAGCAGTGACCAACTCCCCGCCGCCGTAGAACTCGATCGCAAGAGCTTAGGCGGGATGTGGACTCTCGATGGCTATCAGCGGGAACACACCAGCCCCAACAGCGACCTCCTCGCCATCTCCCTCCCCCACCCCAATGGTTCACATCTAGTGGGAATCGGTTGCCTGTCGGCCATCTTAGAAGAAGGCCATATCACCCTCATCGCCATTCACCCCCAATACCAAGGCCAAGGCTTTGGTCAAGCTCTACTCTACCATCTCCTGCGGTGCGCTTGCTCGCGACAGCTAGAGTGGGCCACCTTAGAAGTCCGTCCCAGCAACCACCCCGCCATCTCCCTTTATCAGAAATTCGGTTTTCAAGAAGTGGGACGCCGCCGCCGCTACTATGCTGATACTGGTGAAGACGCCCTGATTTTGTGGCGTTCCGGTTTGCATAAACCAGAATTTTCCCTGACTTTAGCCACCTGGGAGCAGCAAATATCATCCCGCTTCCAGGCATCTGGTTGGGTATTTATTTCCCAAACATAG
- the psb35 gene encoding photosystem II assembly protein Psb35, protein MAAATAGGQFPVAFTAVYVVGFIAAVGIGSIAWYNSKRPPGWEDKDRPGFIPEVKTDTESDTNK, encoded by the coding sequence ATGGCCGCTGCCACCGCTGGGGGTCAATTCCCCGTAGCCTTTACCGCCGTTTACGTCGTCGGTTTTATTGCCGCCGTCGGTATCGGCTCGATCGCCTGGTACAACTCCAAGCGTCCCCCCGGTTGGGAAGACAAAGACCGCCCCGGCTTCATCCCCGAAGTGAAAACCGATACGGAATCCGATACCAACAAATAG
- a CDS encoding sporulation/spore germination protein encodes MQLIPSNCILKNYTATLLAAFILILVTGCAPGEGGAGDPSASSGGSRGAGEQSPRHPVPWFTQSPSPVTPVTPSPSQTVTVTIYKPDPLCQELIPEPVAVSVEDPIEAAVGKVLEARNSADFTVAGYRIDIDPSTGVATVDMRLTPGSQRRFVSMSSCEQFALFGSLRRTLTENRQWGINEVRFTDRGEEIIL; translated from the coding sequence ATGCAGCTAATTCCGTCCAATTGCATCCTCAAAAACTATACAGCTACACTGCTCGCTGCTTTCATTCTTATCTTGGTGACAGGTTGCGCCCCCGGGGAGGGGGGAGCAGGGGACCCTTCGGCAAGCTCAGGAGGGAGCAGGGGAGCAGGGGAGCAGTCTCCCCGTCACCCAGTCCCCTGGTTCACCCAGTCCCCCTCCCCCGTCACCCCCGTCACCCCGTCACCCAGTCAAACCGTGACGGTGACAATTTATAAACCGGACCCGTTATGCCAGGAGTTGATTCCCGAGCCAGTGGCGGTATCGGTGGAGGACCCCATAGAAGCAGCAGTGGGTAAAGTTTTAGAAGCGCGCAATAGTGCTGATTTTACGGTAGCGGGTTATCGTATCGATATCGACCCCAGCACTGGCGTTGCCACAGTGGATATGCGCCTTACGCCGGGTTCTCAGCGTCGATTTGTTTCTATGTCCAGTTGCGAGCAATTCGCCCTATTTGGCAGTTTGCGCCGCACTTTAACCGAGAATCGTCAGTGGGGCATCAATGAAGTGCGTTTTACCGATCGGGGTGAGGAAATTATCTTGTAA
- a CDS encoding aspartate carbamoyltransferase catalytic subunit translates to MATSWNHRHIISLADFTPEDYDTVLQTAASFGEVLSRRVKKVPTLQGQVVANLFFEPSTRTRSSFELAAKRLSADTLNFTPSSSSLSKGETILDTAKTYLAMGTDLMVIRHSGAGVPQAIATEMDRLGAKVGVLNAGDGQHEHPSQALLDLFTICSVLDPERPRLELLAGKKIAIVGDILHSRVARSNIWSLTAAVGARLHLAGPPTLLPQLFEGMGGSRGNLFLHWHLEPAIENADFVMTLRLQKERMTNHLLPSWREYHQLFGITRERLKLCKPGVKVLHPGPVNRGVEISSDLMDDPNFSLISQQVTSGVAVRMALLYLMGGGKT, encoded by the coding sequence ATGGCTACCTCTTGGAATCACCGCCACATTATTTCTCTGGCAGATTTTACGCCGGAAGATTACGATACGGTTTTACAAACTGCCGCTAGTTTTGGGGAAGTTCTTTCCCGAAGGGTGAAGAAAGTGCCCACCTTACAGGGTCAGGTAGTGGCAAATTTGTTTTTTGAACCATCGACGCGAACCCGCAGCAGTTTTGAACTGGCTGCTAAGCGTTTGTCAGCGGATACGCTGAATTTTACCCCCAGTAGTTCTTCTCTGAGCAAGGGGGAAACGATTTTAGATACGGCAAAGACCTATCTGGCGATGGGAACTGATTTGATGGTAATTCGCCACTCGGGGGCGGGTGTACCCCAGGCGATCGCCACCGAGATGGACCGCCTGGGGGCGAAAGTTGGCGTCCTCAACGCCGGTGACGGACAACATGAACATCCTTCCCAAGCGCTGCTCGATTTGTTTACCATATGTTCAGTTTTGGATCCGGAGCGCCCCCGCCTAGAATTACTCGCGGGCAAAAAAATTGCCATTGTCGGCGATATCCTCCATTCCCGAGTTGCCCGATCGAACATCTGGAGCCTCACCGCCGCCGTCGGGGCGAGATTACACCTAGCTGGTCCCCCCACCCTCCTGCCCCAACTGTTTGAGGGGATGGGTGGCAGTCGGGGTAATTTGTTCTTACACTGGCATTTAGAGCCCGCCATAGAAAACGCCGATTTTGTAATGACTTTGCGCCTGCAAAAAGAGCGGATGACCAATCATTTGCTCCCCAGTTGGCGCGAATACCATCAACTCTTCGGTATCACCCGGGAGCGGCTGAAACTATGTAAACCCGGTGTAAAAGTCCTCCACCCCGGTCCCGTCAACCGAGGTGTAGAAATCAGTTCTGACCTCATGGATGACCCCAATTTCAGCCTAATTTCCCAGCAAGTCACCAGCGGCGTCGCCGTCCGCATGGCTCTACTCTACCTCATGGGTGGGGGTAAGACTTAG
- a CDS encoding molybdenum cofactor biosynthesis protein MoaE, which produces MTFAPLSLDRVYTLADDAANGAVVVMSGTVRNQTDGKPVVALEYQAYEAMALNVFRQIAADIRNQWPDVNRVVIHHRTGRLKIGEISVLVAVGCPHRSEAFAACKYAIDTLKHNAPIWKKEWWSDGSSSWVSIGACEQVDC; this is translated from the coding sequence ATGACCTTTGCTCCCTTATCTTTAGATAGGGTTTACACTCTGGCTGATGATGCTGCTAATGGGGCGGTGGTAGTTATGAGTGGCACAGTGCGCAACCAAACTGATGGGAAACCGGTAGTCGCATTGGAATATCAAGCCTATGAGGCAATGGCTTTGAATGTATTTCGCCAAATTGCTGCTGATATTAGAAATCAATGGCCCGATGTGAATCGGGTGGTAATTCATCATCGCACGGGACGGTTAAAAATAGGAGAAATTAGCGTTTTGGTGGCGGTGGGTTGTCCCCATCGTTCCGAGGCTTTTGCCGCGTGCAAATATGCCATAGACACACTGAAACATAATGCCCCAATTTGGAAAAAGGAGTGGTGGTCTGATGGTTCTAGCAGTTGGGTGAGTATCGGCGCTTGTGAACAAGTAGATTGCTGA
- a CDS encoding Uma2 family endonuclease, producing MVQIQQPDIPTFPPGDLWSDEPHFDSSLHCHQLIILMDCLDWLWQNRNDFFAAGNLSVYYSSRQLKSKELPGPDFFVVLDAEPRERKSWVVWEEDGKYPNVVIEFLSDSSAFIDKEVKKKLYQDVWRTRDYFWFHPYTLEFKGFTLIGRKYVEIEPNSQSWLWSDELQLYLGVWNEQLRFFTPEGELVLTPTEEANAQRQRADVQSQ from the coding sequence ATGGTACAAATTCAACAGCCAGATATTCCCACCTTCCCCCCGGGAGATTTATGGAGTGATGAACCTCATTTTGATAGTTCTCTTCACTGCCATCAATTAATCATACTGATGGACTGTTTAGACTGGTTATGGCAAAATCGTAACGATTTTTTTGCCGCCGGTAATCTCTCGGTTTATTACAGCAGCCGCCAACTAAAATCAAAAGAACTGCCCGGACCGGATTTTTTTGTGGTGTTGGACGCCGAACCCCGAGAGCGGAAAAGTTGGGTAGTATGGGAGGAGGATGGCAAGTATCCTAATGTGGTGATTGAGTTCCTTTCCGACAGTAGTGCATTTATAGACAAAGAAGTAAAAAAGAAACTTTATCAGGATGTATGGCGGACGCGAGATTATTTCTGGTTCCATCCTTACACTCTGGAGTTTAAGGGGTTTACTTTGATAGGACGGAAGTATGTAGAGATTGAGCCAAATTCCCAATCTTGGTTATGGAGTGATGAACTACAGCTATATTTGGGGGTGTGGAATGAACAGCTCCGGTTTTTCACTCCTGAAGGTGAGTTGGTTCTGACGCCAACGGAGGAAGCGAATGCACAACGTCAGCGAGCCGATGTCCAAAGTCAATGA